A single genomic interval of Spinacia oleracea cultivar Varoflay chromosome 6, BTI_SOV_V1, whole genome shotgun sequence harbors:
- the LOC130463077 gene encoding uncharacterized protein, with translation MDGWRRPPPMQSRERNVKKFCDFHNEHGHLTEDCRDLKDNIEDMVRKGYFSQYRARQGNGNNNSMGENSANSYRPQQQNQQQYPRIEQPYQPPRIEQKQPETSARAEQRDGGKKPPVYVISGGPVHGGTISGASRSLEEHRHMVNYHNTRVWPNPPSIPVLTFPESDCRGIIFPHDDPLVLTIDIANADVNRVLVDGGSSANIIFWEAFKQLHIPEDELKRVNYPVIGFSGSTVYPEGSIRLPVKIGEGSEMRDLMVDFLIIKVPAAYNVIIGRPFIHDVQAVVSTYHLTMIYMSNLERPTKIRGSQLAARSCYLTALRTPGRMIPEVNLTTEPARQEVNWTIEPARQEQRPKKKNGTKRGRTDLDMEHFDERPVSAPRPMPDGLTENIELEVGNMDRTVVIGTEMGNDMKINLISLLREHADIFAFSSDEMPGIDPEIMVHRLNADRNVRPVRQKNRNFSTEKMAAIQEEVDKLLAAGFIEPCDYPEWLANVVMVKKPNGSWRMCVDFTNLNRACPKDFYPLPRIDRLVDSTSGHAMLSFLDAFSGYHQVSLHKSDRKKAAFITDAGVFCYKAMPFGLKNVGATYQRLVDKVFADQKGRNVEVYVDDSIVKSRKEEDHITDLRETFETLRKYRMKLNPKKCVFGVRSGKFLGFLVSERGIDANPEKVEAIISLPQPKSVKDIQRLTGKMAALNRFVSKSTDKQMPFFTTLRQNKKFKWGPAEQEAFESLKSHLKNLPTIARAKEGGKLQLYISASPKTVAAVMVAETENKGQQPVYFVSHVLNGPETRYTLVEKMAYAVLIAARNLRPYFDAHTIEVLTNFPLEKAISKLDTSGRLLKWAIELSEFDLEFRPRTAIKAQALADFIVEASYQEDEIQAEVWEVSVDGSAAQTGSGAGIIMKSPGGDIFEYAIKFMFNASNNEAEYEAAIAGIQMCLAADAKRVTLTTDSQLVASQFSGEYEAKEPSMVKYLEKLRSVSAQLEKFSINLVPRAENTLADALSKLASSNIADLKRIVMMEVMNKRSTESEELRVMAITTTSEWYDNIQTYIQTGALPADLAEAKRTKRDAVWYIILWGRLYKKSFSLPFLRCLTAFESARLIEEMHEGTCGNHAGGKPLAIICQRQGYYWPTMLEDYRAYVKKCEKCQKFSAVINLPANDLMPILNPIPFAQWGMDIVGPFPMAVGGRKFLIVAVDYFTKWIEAEPVAKITANQGKVSPLISMSPTKQWESRGGE, from the coding sequence ATGGACGGTTGGAGAAGGCCTCCACCAATGCAGAGTAGGGAAAGAAATGTCAAGAAATTCTGTGACTTCCATAATGAGCACGGCCACCTAACAGAGGACTGCAGAGACctcaaagacaacattgaggatatGGTCAGAAAGGGGTATTTTTCGCAGTATAGGGCGAGACAAGGAAATGGTAACAACAACTCGATGGGGGAAAACTCTGCCAATTCATACCGGCCACAAcagcaaaatcaacaacaataccCTAGAATCGAACAGCCATATCAGCCACCTAGAATCGAGCAAAAACAGCCGGAAACCAGTGCCAGAGCAGAACAGAGGGATGGCGGGAAAAAACCACCCGTGTATGTAATTTCTGGCGGTCCAGTCCACGGAGGGACGATAAGCGGCGCTAGCAGAAGTTTGGAGGAACACAGGCACATGGTAAACTATCATAACACAAGAGTATGGCCGAACCCACCCAGCATACCAGTGTTGACGTTCCCGGAATCGGATTGTAGAGGCATCATTTTCCCGCATGATGACCCGCTAGTTCTAACAATCGATATAGCAAATGCCGATGTGAACAGAGTACTGGTAGACGGCGGAAGCTCAGCAAACATCATCTTCTGGGAAGCCTTCAAACAATTGCACATACCAGAGGACGAGCTTAAAAGGGTGAACTACCCAGTAATCGGTTTCTCAGGATCTACAGTGTACCCAGAGGGTAGCATACGGCTGCCGGTGAAAATCGGAGAGGGATCTGAAATGCGAGATCTCATGGTGGATTTCCTAATCATCAAAGTACCAGCGGCCTACAATGTGATCATCGGCCGCCCATTCATACATGACGTGCAGGCGGTAGTCTCCACCTATCACTTGACAATGATATACATGTCGAACCTGGAAAGGCCGACAAAGATAAGGGGGAGTCAGTTGGCGGCAAGATCCTGTTACTTGACTGCTTTGAGAACACCGGGAAGAATGATCCCAGAAGTAAACTTGACTACTGAGCCGGCAAGGCAAGAAGTAAACTGGACTATTGAGCCGGCAAGGCAAGAACAAAGGCCAAAAAAGAAGAACGGCACGAAAAGAGGTCGAACTGACCTAGACATGGAACACTTTGATGAGAGACCGGTATCAGCACCAAGACCAATGCCAGATGGTCTGACAGAAAATATTGAGCTGGAGGTTGGAAATATGGATAGAACGGTCGTAATCGGTACAGAAATGGGGAATGACATGAAGATCAACCTCATAAGCTTGCTAAGAGAGCACGCAGACATCTTTGCATTCTCATCGGATGAGATGCCTGGTATCGATCCAGAGATAATGGTCCACCGGTTAAACGCCGACAGAAATGTTAGGCCAGTACGGCAGAAAAATCGTAATTTCTCCACGGAAAAAATGGCAGCAATACAAGAAGAGGTGGATAAACTGCTGGCGGCAGGTTTCATTGAGCCATGTGATTACCCTGAATGGTTGGCAAATGTAGTAATGGTAAAAAAGCCGAATGGGTCATGGAGAATGTGTGTAGATTTCACCAACCTTAACAGAGCGTGTCCGAAAGATTTCTACCCACTACCAAGGATTGATAGGCTGGTAGACTCTACTAGCGGCCACGCAATGCTCAGTTTCCTAGATGCTTTCTCAGGATATCATCAGGTCAGCCTGCATAAATCAGACAGGAAGAAGGCGGCTTTTATCACGGATGCAGGAGTTTTCTGTTACAAGGCAATGCCATTTGGGTTGAAAAATGTAGGGGCAACGTATCAAAGGCTGGTCGACAAGGTGTTTGCCGACCAAAAAGGCAGAAACgtggaggtctatgtagacgactCTATCGTAAAAAGCCGGAAAGAGGAGGATCATATTACCGATCTCCGAGAAACTTTCGAGACTTTGAGAAAGTACAGGATGAAATTAAACCcgaaaaaatgcgtcttcggagtAAGATCAGGAAAATTCCTGGGGTTCTTAGTCAGCGAGCGTGGCATAGACGCTAACCCTGAAAAAGTAGAAGCAATCATCAGTCTGCCGCAACCCAAAAGTGTAAAAGACATACAGCGGTTGACAGGAAAAATGGCCGCCTTGAACAGATTTGTGAGCAAGTCGACAGACAAGCAAATGCCCTTCTTCACAACCTTGAGGCAAAACAAGAAATTCAAATGGGGACCGGCAGAGCAAGAGGCTTTTGAATCTCTAAAAAGTCACCTGAAGAACCTACCAACAATAGCAAGGGCGAAGGAGGGCGGAAAATTACAGTTGTACATATCGGCATCACCAAAAACAGTCGCAGCAGTAATGGTAGCCGAAACAGAAAACAAAGGGCAGCAACCAGTATATTTTGTGAGCCATGTGCTAAACGGCCCAGAAACAAGATACACGTTGGTGGAGAAAATGGCATATGCAGTCCTTATCGCGGCTAGAAATTTAAGACCATACTTTGACGCGCATACAATCGAAGTGCTGACAAACTTCCCTCTCGAAAAAGCCATTAGCAAGCTAGATACATCAGGCAGGCTGCTAAAGTGGGCAATAGAGTTGTCCGAATTTGACTTGGAATTCCGGCCAAGAACTGCAATCAAAGCCCAGGCATTGGCGGACTTCATAGTTGAAGCGTCATACCAAGAGGATGAAATACAAGCTGAAGTATGGGAGGTGTCAGTGGATGGTTCAGCTGCGCAGACAGGCAGCGGGGCCGGAATAATCATGAAATCGCCAGGAGGAGACATCTTTGAGTATGCTATAAAGTTTATGTTCAACGCGTCAAATAATGAGGCAGAATACGAGGCAGCAATCGCCGGCATCCAAATGTGCCTCGCAGCAGATGCCAAAAGAGTAACATTGACAACAGACTCCCAGCTAGTAGCAAGTCAATTCAGCGGAGAGTACGAGGCCAAAGAACCTTCAATGGTAAAATACCTGGAAAAGTTGAGGTCAGTGTCGGCTCAGCTAGAGAAATTCAGCATTAATCTGGTACCCCGAGCAGAAAATACGCTGGCAGATGCGCTATCAAAGTTAGCAAGTTCGAATATAGCCGACTTGAAAAGAATAGTCATGATGGAAGTCATGAATAAGCGAAGTACGGAGTCGGAAGAACTACGGGTCATGGCCATCACGACTACTTCAGAATGGTACGATAATATCCAAACATACATACAGACTGGAGCCCTACCAGCAGATTTGGCAGAAGCCAAAAGGACAAAAAGGGATGCGGTTTGGTACATCATCCTGTGGGGACGGCTGTACAAAAAGTCATTTAGCCTGCCATTCTTAAGATGCCTGACAGCATTCGAGTCAGCAAGGCTGATCGAAGAAATGCACGAAGGGACATGTGGGAACCATGCCGGTGGAAAACCCCTTGCCATCATCTGCCAAAGACAAGGCTATTACTGGCCAACAATGTTAGAAGATTATCGAGCATATGTA